The Nymphaea colorata isolate Beijing-Zhang1983 chromosome 7, ASM883128v2, whole genome shotgun sequence DNA window TCGAACTTGACAGTTGTACTTGAAGACTAATAAATATATGGCAAAAAATTGTGAAACTTCTATGTAAAGATTTAATCATATGACTTAAGTTTTGTTCTTCACATTTCACATTGAGATCATTTTCATGACTTCTTCCGGTCATTAAATTTTGGTCAATTTAAGTGCATTTATACGATTGAATTCGCAGAAAATAATTTCAAAGTTCACACTCTGTCACGTGCTGACTCCTTCAGTCTTTGCGACACGATTCTAGACACTGGAGAACACGCCCGCGCAGTCCCTTGAATTACATAAGTttagaattttctttctctcttcatcgCTCACCTTCCTTGTCCCCTTCCTTGGAGAACAAGTTACACATCCGGATCAGCTAAAAAAGGATAAACCTCAGAACCAAAGTCAAATGACATATTTTATAAacggatccaaattcaatccagatccaaatctaaaccAAAACACAAGtaagagagattttttttaaagaaaaagttaaatgaGGATTCCATTCGTCATTAACAAAGAAGTGCAGGGCTTTTATGGTCACTCGCTCGCTATTTAATTTCGACTGTTGTAACGTCTTTAAGGTCGATTTCATCAGCCTTCGGTTCTCTCTGCCTGCGGCTTAAATTCTCTCTCTACagggacacacacacacacacacacggagaCCGGGAAAAGAGAGATGGCCAAGACGCTGCTGGTGGTGGCGCTGCTGCTCGTGGCCGTCGTCGGCCGGTCGTCGGCGGAGCTCTCCGCCGACGAGCAGAAAAAGTGCCAGGCCGAGGTGACGAAGCTGATGGACTGCCTCCCGTACGCGCAGAAGTCGACCAACGAGCCCACGGCGAAGTGCTGCGCGTCGGTCACCGACATAAGGACCGCGGACGCCGCGTGCCTTTGCTACCTCCTCGCCGCCACCCTCAAGGGCGACGACGCCGTCAAGCAGCTCAATCTCGACAGCTCCAGGATGCTGGCCCTCCCTAACGTTTGCAAGCTTCAGAACACCTCCATCTCCGACTGCCCAGGTGAGctccttccctcctcctccaccatTTGTGTTCCTGCAGCTTCCTTCTGGACCCTTCATCTCTCCTGATGGAGGGTTCCCCTGCAGCTGTTCTTGCCATAGGTAGTACCGGTGCCTGTCAGATCATATCTCCCCGATACATATTGTACCGGTATTATGCAGGCGGTCCACAAACCGGCATAGCCGCCGGAAAAATCCGCTAATATGAGACCTAATCGGGGTCACAGTGGCCGTATCGTGTCGCCGCTGCACATGGGTTTTCTCGGTTACCTATACCAAGATGGAGACGGAAAATTTCCAGCATTTgctgtttctctttctccttaATAAACTCTGTCGCTGGTTCCGAGTAAtcccatcaatttttttttcgagGAAAAGACGAAAGTTGAAGTTGGTAGTAGAAATTATTGTCATATTCTCTCAATATTGTTTTCTTAATGTATAAAATTCAATATAAACGTATTAAAATCCATGGTGATATATTTCCTGTTGGTTAAACAAAATTGAGTTGAATTTGGTGTAGAGTAAAAAATTCTTCGTTGCAAGAACTAAATTAGTGCTAACAGCAgtcaaattttaattaaatgtCAGAATAAATTACactaaaatatttgattttagatataaaatttttgaatttttgcaaatcTGACACTCTAAGGTTTGCTGGCGACGTGACCTCCTGCAAGTGCtgatttatttataaaaaaaatcggGCACTTGTGCCAAATTgatttgataaaatattttcatttctgTAATTATTTTTACACGATTCACAAGTAAATTAATGGCTCTACAATCAAAAGGACCGATTCGATTCGATTTCTGACTTTTACGATACTGGCAAGGTTTATTTAACTCCTCCGCCGGCACGGCCGCCGATGCGACGGCCAAGTGGAACACTGCCCATCTGCATGAGACCTCCCATGGCCGGTGTGGCTCGTCGGTTATCCCATTTTTAAAAAGgttctcttctttttaaaaggaagaagacaCTCAGTATGCGTGATTGCTGCAGGATTCTCATGAACCagtttccttgttttttttttaattgtaattTGAAATGATCAAAACGttcttgtatttaaaaattattaccCTCTTATAGTCTTTTAAGTTGGGTGTCTTTGATTACTCACGAATTTCATGTTTGAAGAAATTTCAAATGTGTGACAGTTGAAATCCACACTTGCATCAAACTATTAATTTTAGGTTGTATTCCCAATGAAGATTTTAAATTCAGACTGGATTTATGATCGAATGGAGGGGTTGAATTTGGTACAATAGCGAAGATTATTTTAAGctctgctattttttttttaaggcctTTTTTGGGGAGAAGCACAGAGATGCAGGTCttttataataaattttaagaggAACCAATAAGGGCTATCTTTCCATTAAGAGCCACCGGCTCCGGATCCGCCGATTAATTTTTATGCTCGTGCTTgcatttatttgtcaaaatgatAGAGCCGTCTGATCGAATGGCTTAAGTGttgtctagtttttttttttttcataatttttcactttctcttttcctgaTTTTGGGCCCCCTCTTTCCCTCCATCGACTCAAAATGTCGAAGTCAtggttcagtttatatatatatcagtttatatatacattatatatacacgtacatattaatatataaatcCAATGTGCttggatgtatatatatatatatatatatatatatatatatatatatatatatatatatatatatatatatataaaaggtgcCTTGTTCTAATGGAAGTTTGGTGTCCTAACCTAAGTACCCAACTACTTGCtgctttaaataaataaaggaatgGCTTTGATGCCAAAACTTAGTCCATTGATAGGCTCCATGAGCTGCCTGATCGGGTCTGAAGTCAATTGGATCCAAGTGAGATCCAATGTGCTTGGATTTAGTGGTGCTTTTGGGTGATGGTCAAAATAGGGTTTGTGGTTGATGTCAATAGATCGAATCAGATATATCCTTAACCTTGTAGTCGTATCTTGTAGtcgtatctgaatctgaacctgAATCTGAAATTCGATTTCACCATTCTGATTTTTtgcattcatatctgaatccgaatctgacttttaaaccaaatctggctgattttgaaaaatgtaagaGTATTGGATAGAGCgtatttctttaaaataaatctgatcagatgttattttacatatatatatatatatatatatatgaaacaaaatttttagatgcatgtaaaaataaagaaattttaagggGCATGCGGCTCCACCATTGAGCCAATGTTGTAACTATCAGTTTCCTTTTCATACAATATGCATGATGAAGCAAACAGGTTGCAAATCTTgtgatttgaacttgaagatcttTTCCCATTTTTGTCCACTATGCAGTTGCATCTCTCTTTCAACAAGGCTATCCATTAATATAACAACTCTCTTGTGATCTACAACAATGGCATCATCTTCAACTGTGTCTTTGTTTTGCAGCACAACTGAAGTTGTCGCCGAACTCGCCGGACTACGCACTCTTCAACAGCTCAGCTACTCCAGCTCCAGGTCTGCATCTCAAAGTCCTATACTCtttcaattttacattttttgccTAAGATCAAGCGTTCGTGACATGAAATTTATGATCAACTGGATCATCATCTTGGTGTAGGCGCTCTACCAAAGgtatcaacaacaacaacaacaacaaccacaACCAGTGCAGGATCGCCATCTTTGGATGCTTATAGTATCCAATTGCCTTTCAGTAGCTTCGCCATTTACGCGGTTTCTGTCGCTGTCGCTGCATTCTTCGTCATCTTCCTAACCTGGCCATGAGGACAGCAGAGAGAAGCTTTGCTATTTTGTCTTTCCTTTCTGTAAAGGACACAGCAGCCCATGGCGGTCCTTTTTGCTTGGATGCTTTTTTGTCCTCTTCATGTGAACTCTTTCAAGCTACCATTTCCTGAATTGTTTGAAACGTATGTGGATCACATTGTTCACCTTGTTCCTGTTGGATTTTTAGATGGTCTGAACAACAgttgaatgatttttcttttcttttcttattttggatgaaatatttttctaaattaaatAAGACATGACCGGGCCACGACGAGACAAAGCAAAAATTATGAATAACTGATCCAGTTGAGTTCTAACCTGTCCAACCTATTGAATGCCACATTCCTCCTGTTCTGTGCACACAACTACTGAGTTTGGGCCCTATCCTGGAAAAAATATTTAGTTTGTGCACTTTTATGGCGTAAATTATGCACACCTGTACTCAATATTCAgattttgtttcttgaaaagGCTGACAGTAATAAATGTGAGAGCTGCTGTAGTCCGAACTCAGAGAGTTGAACTAGGTAATCTGTAAGGCAGAAAATAAGACTTTGATTGAATGAGGACATCAAACTCTGTAATGATCttaaaagtgataaaaaatgTCATCTATGCATGCAATTATTGTGCCATTTTCTCCATATAGCTAGAATGAGATCCCAAGTTGACAGGCGAAGCCAGgaatttagagagagagggagatcaaTGGACGAAATTTAGATTGGATACAGTTATTGAGATCATATTCCAACATAATACAAAAGCATACATCTAGCTTTACATAAAATCAGAGTTTGATGCTGGTGAAAGTCGAATGTCTTATCATATTTCGCATGGAGAACTTCGCATCGTACATACATCCGATTATTAATCCAAAGGAAACTTTCTTATTAAATCCAGCTACTGCATCCAATATTTggtttagagagagggagagggctGTCTTCAAATACCATGGATGTGTGTGTCAGTGCGtgtttttttccaatttcaaaGGAAAAGGAGATCAAGATATCCAAATTTTCAGCTTTTTCCAAAGATTAGTCTCTATACGATCAGATTGTAtcgatttaaaaaacaaaaataagaaagcgCACATGATACTAAGGAGTTTTGGAAGGAGCATCATGTCTTAAAGAGAATTTGAGACGGGGACAACGGCTATCTGAAAAACACCCAATGGCTATTTTAAGTTGTTAGCTAAAATTACGTTCACAAACACGAAGTACACAAGGGACTATTACTGCCAGCCAGAAATGTTCAGTTTGAAAATCGGATATTGCATTTTGTCGTCACCACAAAGCCTATCATTGTTCACTGTCCTTTGCAAAAGTAGAAACTTCTCTGCGACAGTTGATCTCCAGTTGTGATCTGGAGATGAACAGTCACAAGCTGGCTAGTCATGGCTGTGATTCTTGAGGCTATGGTTGGACACTCCCTGTCCCCAATACTCTGCTTCAGGTCCAGATGTTACATTTCTTACCAATCTCTGCTAGGAAGAGAAAAGTCtgtccccttttcttttccttttgaacaCTAGAGAAACGTGAAGAGATCACACATCCAAATTAAAAGCGATAGACAGCTAATTTCCAAAGTAAAAAGGTCAATCCATAAGTCTGCAAACACTTCCGGCAAATGCTAACATAATCAAGAAAGAGCAACTTTTCCATTAATTGGCCTCCTTAGATTTGTAAAACAAACAACAAATCAAACGCACTAACAAGATGGCACTTTACCTCTACggcaaaatcaagttcaaattatTAACAAGAAGCTGCATCTTCTGGGACCTCCTCTTTTGAAGCTAAAACTAACTGAGGAGATAAAATGCcttccttttttgctttgaGACGCTCCCGTTGGAGTCGGAAATACTCCCTTCTTCTTGCCTTGTAGCTATTTGGGTTTTCAGGTTGAACAACACGTGGGTAAACACTCACCTGCGCATAAGTGAAACGTATAATGaatttcatcaattttcatgCTTGAACTTTTTATCAGTATACCTTTTTCCTATCTGGTCCAAATTTCTCAAACTTGACCAGTCCATCGATCAAAGAAAATAGCGTATGGTCCTTGCCAATTCCAACGTTTTTCCCTGGGTGAAACTGAACCAAGAAACACAAATATAAAAAGACGGAGATGGAAGACTGAGTCATCACATAACATCAGAAAGAGCTGATCGAAATTCATAAAATGGATAACTAAAATATCAAACTACATCACATCAGAAAACGCTTATTGAGATTCAAAAATTGGAGAGCTCAAAGGATGCCCAGTCTCCAGAATTATGTGCATAACATAGCAAAAGAAACACAAGTCCTTAGTCAATAggtcaaaagactcaaaacaTAACCCAGAAATACCAGTAtattaacaaaacaaaattaagaTTACGGGTCAAGTTGTCCATCCAAGAATCATCCAACTTCTCCACGATACAATAAAATAGGATATCAGATTCTTTGTAACTCCAAAAGGCAGTGCAACTCTAGAACTAGAGCTGCTAAACGAGCTGTAAGAACCCAGTTTAGACAGTAAAATCCTCTGGAAACCATCAAAGATGTAATTGGCATGCCACAAGATCAAGGAATGGCTAAGCTACTATGtctaaacaaaacaaagaagatcTCCAATCAACAACGTTAGAAATCAAAGATCTTCCCATATTACCATATGGTTCAATCAACTTTTCACCAGACATATTTGCCATGACCCGACATGGTTTAATTTATAACAACTATAAATGCTTTTCTCTGTTTAATATGGATCAGCATTTGGTCATTAGATTCCAACATGTAAGAAGGCTTTTTCTGGTAATTCAAAATCAGTGGTCAAGAGGACAACAGATTAGATGATCAAGAAAGACATTGTTTTTCGAAGAAATGCTTTAGTGGCTGATCCTACCAAACCTATAACGTTAAGCACATCTACAGTATTAAAGTGAACATGAATTTCCAGGCCATATATATACAACTGAATTCAGCACTCCACTGTTTTTG harbors:
- the LOC116257327 gene encoding non-specific lipid transfer protein GPI-anchored 1-like isoform X2 gives rise to the protein MAKTLLVVALLLVAVVGRSSAELSADEQKKCQAEVTKLMDCLPYAQKSTNEPTAKCCASVTDIRTADAACLCYLLAATLKGDDAVKQLNLDSSRMLALPNVCKLQNTSISDCPAQLKLSPNSPDYALFNSSATPGALPKVSTTTTTTTTTSAGSPSLDAYSIQLPFSSFAIYAVSVAVAAFFVIFLTWP
- the LOC116257327 gene encoding non-specific lipid transfer protein GPI-anchored 1-like isoform X1, translating into MAKTLLVVALLLVAVVGRSSAELSADEQKKCQAEVTKLMDCLPYAQKSTNEPTAKCCASVTDIRTADAACLCYLLAATLKGDDAVKQLNLDSSRMLALPNVCKLQNTSISDCPAQLKLSPNSPDYALFNSSATPAPGALPKVSTTTTTTTTTSAGSPSLDAYSIQLPFSSFAIYAVSVAVAAFFVIFLTWP